From one Mytilus edulis chromosome 1, xbMytEdul2.2, whole genome shotgun sequence genomic stretch:
- the LOC139513301 gene encoding prion-like-(Q/N-rich) domain-bearing protein 25 isoform X2 has product MWRILTEYWQLVLLVIQILVSGSVVEGQSADVNKPGVCPESLEPTSEFCVIECNKDSECPGDNKCCQLLSCGSICTSPIFKTTSSNDTASNPTSTEATDCKNECDTSSECASMSLCVRQGCKRVCKSFSSRKATSVPKKPVVTSILRRVRNCTDQCLRNIHCEKGFECVSKGCRNVCEQTSITKTIQISNTKSTTEDCNDRCLSDVHCPHKHTCIQEGCRKVCSVKTALVLNNTEKQPVRQLVPTKETKSRCIRSCFKDADCLTGSKCYQQGCNTFCGHQRTIPWTNADASRSTSSAFSEQPWLSTSLSAGFQEKPKSSLLSNACRLDCTYDSDCSQGLYCRRRGCNRICKSDNDGQLSKHSITQQSTNVRLDNNCQNECSLDVDCSVGFVCRQLGCRKVCKQDDSNTRKIINTDSTLTHCQNQCNSDSDCSFGMACLKNGCQNECIERFITTTTTPLDCVNDCLSDRDCNFGYICIKKGCKNICQITQSSQNIQTSRITGNNNCNTECERHSDCSLGQNCMIDGCSKVCRGDGRILNEQTNRSPSNSDSCTDICTRDSDCNTNSFCTHRGCRLVCISRENFMSLAHQSPLIRTDNLSRREHIHDNIPAEISNILETRQSGARCLNECFRNSQCPRHSTCVQNGCNRSCEDQTLGRFNG; this is encoded by the coding sequence AAAGACAGTGAGTGTCCCGGAGACAACAAATGTTGTCAATTGTTGTCATGTGGATCCATATGTACGTCACCCATATTTAAAACAACATCGTCAAATGATACTGCGAGTAATCCGACGTCTACCGAAGCTACCGATTGTAAAAACGAATGTGACACAAGTAGTGAATGTGCATCAATGTCACTCTGCGTAAGGCAAGGTTGTAAAAGAGTTTGTAAATCATTCAGCAGTAGGAAGGCAACGTCGGTACCAAAGAAACCTGTTGTGACGTCAATTTTAAGAAGAGTAAGAAATTGCACGGATCAGTGTCTAAGAAATATTCACTGTGAAAAAGGTTTCGAATGTGTTTCAAAAGGATGTAGGAATGTTTGTGAACAGACAAGCATTaccaaaacaattcaaatatcaAATACTAAGTCTACAACTGAAGACTGTAACGATAGATGTCTGAGTGATGTCCATTGCCCACACAAACACACTTGCATTCAAGAAGGCTGTCGCAAAGTTTGTAGTGTTAAAACTGCACTAGTTCTTAATAATACAGAAAAGCAACCCGTACGTCAGTTAGTACCGACAAAAGAAACCAAAAGTCGCTGCATTCGCTCATGCTTTAAAGATGCTGACTGCCTTACGGGATCAAAATGTTATCAACAAGGGTGTAATACATTCTGTGGACACCAAAGAACGATTCCTTGGACTAACGCCGATGCCTCAAGGAGTACGTCTTCAGCATTTAGTGAACAACCTTGGTTGAGTACGTCCTTGTCAGCTGGTTTTCAGGAAAAGCCAAAGTCTTCGTTATTATCCAATGCTTGTCGTCTTGACTGTACGTATGATAGTGATTGCAGTCAGGGTTTGTACTGTAGGCGACGTGGCTGTAATCGTATATGCAAATCCGATAATGACGGGCAACTTTCAAAGCATAGTATTACCCAACAATCTACCAATGTTCGACTCGACAATAATTGTCAGAATGAATGTAGTTTAGATGTAGACTGCAGTGTTGGATTCGTTTGTAGACAGTTAGGATGTCGCAAAGTTTGCAAGCAAGATGACTCAAATACCAGAAAAATTATCAATACGGATTCCACCTTAACACATTGTCAAAATCAGTGTAACAGCGATTCCGATTGTTCATTTGGAATGGCGTGCCTAAAAAATGGATGTCAAAATGAATGTATTGAAAGATTTATAACAACTACAACTACACCATTAGATTGTGTAAATGACTGTTTAAGCGACAGAGACTGTAATTTTGGGTATATTTGTATCAAGAAAGGTTGCAAAAACATTTGCCAAATTACTCAATCAtcgcaaaatatacaaacaagtcGCATAACTGGAAATAATAATTGTAATACTGAGTGCGAAAGACATTCGGACTGTTCATTAGGTCAAAACTGTATGATAGACGGTTGCAGTAAGGTTTGCAGAGGTGATGGTCGCATTTtgaatgaacaaacaaacagatctCCGTCTAATTCTGATTCGTGCACAGATATATGCACACGTGATAGTGATTGTAACACAAATTCTTTCTGCACACACAGAGGATGCAGACTAGTGTGCATTTCAAGGGAGAATTTTATGTCACTCGCTCATCAGTCGCCGTTGATTCGTACTGATAACCTTAGTCGAAGAGAACATATCCATGACAATATTCCTGCagaaatatcaaacattttggaAACGAGGCAATCAGGAGCACGTTGTTTAAATGAATGTTTCCGTAATTCACAATGTCCGCGCCATAGCACGTGTGTTCAAAATGGCTGCAATAGGTCATGTGAAGATCAAACATTAGGTCGGTTCAACGGATGA